The DNA segment CTTGCGACTCGCGTCCTGAACAGGAGTTCCTGCGACGATCGCGCCCTGAATATCCCGGTTCGCCCGGGCGGGACGCGATGCCGCGCCGGGGGGACGACCTGCCCGGCGCTGGCCCTGTGCGGGTATGGTCGGTGTCGGTATGTGCGCGGGAGCACGTTGTCCTGCCCACCCAGCAACTCGACGAGCCAGCATGCACCACCGAGGGAGGACTGGTGACCCAGGTCGGCGAAGGCCACGAGACCGCGGCCGACGAGGCCGGACCGGTCTTGACCTTCGGTGCTCCCACCGCCGGTGAGATTCTGGCCGAGCGTTACCAGCTGGAGCAGCACGTCAACAACGACAGTGCGGGCCGGCAGGTGTGGCGTGGCATCGACGTCATCCTGCGGCGTCCGGTCGCCGTCGTCCTGCGGCGTCCGGGCGGCGACTCCGCCACCGAGATGCTCCAGGCCGCCGTCGCCGCCAGCCGGGTGATCCACCCCAATCTGGTCGGTGTCTACGACGCGATCGACGAGCAGACCAGGGCCTATGTGGTTCGCGAGTGGGTCGAGGGCGAGTCCCTGCGTGACTTGGTCGCGGCCGAGGGCCCGCTCGACCCGGCCCGGGCCATCGCGATCGCCCACTCGGTCGCCGACGCGCTCACCTCGGTGCACGCCACCGGCATGGTGCACGGCAACGTGCACCCGGGCACCACGATGATCGCCGACGACGGCCGGGTCGTGCTCGCCGACGCCCGGGCCGACTCCGCGGACAGCATGGAGTCGGACATCCGCGCGGTCGGCGGCCTGCTCTACTTCGCCCTCACCGGCCACTGGCCGCACACCGAGGTCGGCCGCTCCGCACTGCCTGATGCCAATCGCGACAGTTCCGGCAATCCGTCGGCGCCGCGGCAGATCCGCGCCGGCGTCCCGGCCTACCTCGACGACCTCACCATGGACCTCCTCGACGGGCGGGTGGCCGCTCCGGCAGCCGACGCCCTCACCGCGGAGCTGGGCCGGCTCGACGCCGCCTCCGAGGACGAGGAGTTCGAAGACGTCGGCCCGCTGCGCTTCGTCCAGGGCACGTCGTCGTCCTCCGAGCCGATCAAGAGCACTCCGAAGATCCTGCTCGGCGTCGGCGCGCTGGTCCTCATCGCGATCGTCGGCCTGATCTTCGGCATCCGCGCCATCAACGACTCCAGCAACCCGGACACCGACGCCAAGGCGCCGGTCACGGCCGGCGCCGGGCAGGACCCGGAGAACCCGGGTGGCGAGACCGCCGCCCCGGCCGCCGAGCCCAAGAAGATCGCGCTGACCGAGGACCAGGTCCGCATCGTCGACGCCCCGCCCGGCTCCCGGACCGACGCCGACGAGGCCAAGTTCGTCGTGGACGGTGACCGGGAGACCGCCTGGGAGCTCTCCTATTACAAGTCGCCGAAATTCGGCAACCTGAAAGAGGGCATGGGCGTCCTGATCAACCTGGGCACCCCGCGAGCCCTCGCCGAGGTCCGGGTGTCGACGTCGGCGCCGGGTGTCGCGATGGACGTGCGCTACGGCGCCAACGACCCGGGCGACAACAGCAGCGGCGACAGCAAGCTCCTGAAGGACTACAAGAAGGTCGGCGACAGCGAGGCCGAGAAGAGCACCGGCACCAACTGGCTGTTCTCCGGCTTCGAGCCCGACCAGAAATATCAGTACGTCCTGGTGTTCCTGACCGAGCTGCCGAAGAACGAGGACGGCCCGGGTTACAAGGTCAGCGTCAACGAGATCGAGTTGTACGGGTACTGACAGGCCGTCGTCTTCGGCCTCGGTGGACTACATTGCTCGCGTGACTTCCGGGGATGTTTCAGCCGGTGTGCCCGGTGCGGGCGGATCCGCGCCGAGTGACACCGATCTGATCCGTGCCCACGTGGCCGGTGACACCGACGCGTTCGCCGAGCTGGTCCGCCGCCATCGGGACCGGCTCTGGGCGGTCGCCCTGCGTACCGTGGGCGACCGCGAGGAGGCCGCCGACGCGCTGCAGGACGCCCTGCTGAACGCGCACCGCAACGCGGCCCGGTTCCGCGGCGACTCGGCCGTCACCACCTGGCTGCACCGGATCGTGGTGAACGCCTGCCTGGACCGCCTGCGCCGCCGCCAGGCCCACCCGACCGTCCCGCTGCCGGACGGCAACCGTGACGACGATCGCCCGTCCGGCTCCGAGCCGGCCGCGCCCGCCCCCGACCACGACACCGCTCTCGTGGTGCGCGATGCGCTCGCCGCGCTGCCGGTCGAGCAGCGGGCCGCGATCGTGCTGGTCGACGTGCAGGGCTACCCGGTCGCCGAGGCCGCCGAGATGCTCGGTGTGGCGGAGGGCACGGTCAAGAGCCGATGCGCCCGTGGCCGAGCCAGAATGGCGGTGACCCTGGGGTTCCTGCGCGGCGAGGGGAACCGGAGCGCCGGTGGGAACGTCCCATCCTCGTCGGCGCCGGTGACTTCCCTGCCGGCCGGACACGATCGGAGGGATCAGCAGTGACGGGCGCCGAGTTCGACGGGGTCGACCTCGATCTTCTGGCCGACTACATCGGCGGCGCTCTGATCGGCACCCCCGACGACGAGCGGGTGGCCGCTCTCGTCAGCGAGGACCCGGTGTGGCGTGAGGCCTATCAGCGTCTCGCCCCGGGGATGGCCGCTGTCGGCACGATGCTGCGTGACCTGCCCGCCGAGCCGCTGCCGGACGATCTCGCCGCCCGGCTGGACTCCCTCTTCTCGACGTCGCCGGTCACCGCTCTGCCCACCCAGGCGACAGCCGCTGATGCGGTCGGCGAGTCGGCTGCCGCCGTACCCGCAAAGGTCCTTGATCTTGCAGAGGCGCAGCGTGCGCGCGCGGCAGGCGGGCGACCACGACGGATGATGCGCTGGGCAGCCCCCATCTCGGTGGCCGCCGCCGTGCTCGCGTTCGCCGGATTCGGACTGAGCAGGATCAGCGACGGTGACAGCGCGAGCGACGCCGGGTCGGCGGAGAGCGCCGGCGGAGGTTCCGCGCCGATGGTCGCGATGGCGCCCGCGATCGGCGAGATCCTGCAGAGCGGATTCGACTACGACCGCGTCACGCTGGCCCAGCCGTCCGGGATCGCCGGCAGCAAGCGCACGTTCTCCGAGGCCCCGCTGATCGCCTCGGCCGAAGCGAGCAACGACCAGTCGACCGGAGCGGCCGGGAGCGACCCGCTGAGCCGGCTGCTGGAACCGGCCGCGCTGGCCGAATGCCTGGAGGCGATCGCCCGGGAGAACGGTGGCGGGGCGGTGACGGTGGACACCGTCGACTACGCGTCGTACACCGGTGTCCCCGCCTTGATCGTCCGCTTCACGGCACCCAACGGCGGCTGGGCCTGGGCGGTCGGCGCCGACTGCGGCACACCCGGCGGTGACGCCGACACCCTGGAGAAACTGCCGGTACGCTGACCGGACCCCGGTGAGGTCCGACACGGGCCGGGTCCGGGGAATGGCGAATGCCTAGCATGACGTTCTAGCGTGCAGTGTCGCCGACTTTCGAATCGGCGAAAAACAGACTGAGGAGTCGGCAGTGGACGAGGTCCGCAATCTGATCATCATCGGTTCGGGGCCGTCCGGCTACACCGCGGCGCTCTATGCGGCGCGGGCGAACCTCAAGCCCCTGGTGATCGAGGGCGTTCAGTCCGGTGGCGCTCTGATGACCACCACCGAGGTGGAGAACTTCCCGGGTCACCGCGACGGCATCATGGGCCCCGAGCTCATGGACAACATGCGGGCGCAGGCCGAGAAGTTCGGCGCCGAGTTCATCACCGACGACGTCTCCCGCGTCGAGCTCGGCGACAAGCCGACCGAGCCGGGCACCGAGGGTCTCAAGACGGTCTGGGTGGGCGACAAGCAGTTCTTCGCCCGCGCCGTGATCCTGGCGACCGGTTCCGCGTGGCGTCCGATCGGCGTGCCCGGCGAGCAGGAGCTGCTCGGCCGCGGTGTCTCGTCCTGTGCCACCTGTGACGGCTTCTTCTTCCGCAACCAGCACATCGTGGTGGTCGGCGGCGGCGACTCGGCGATGGAGGAGGCGACCTTCCTCACCCGCTTCGCCGAGACCGTGACGATCGTGCACCGCCGCGACACGTTCCGCGCCAGCAAGGTCATGCAGAAGCGCGCCCTCGACAACGAGAAGATCAAGGTCGAGTGGAACTCGGTGGTCGAGGAGATCCTCGGCGAGGACGGCAAGGTCAGCGGCGCCCGGATCCGCAACGTGCAGACCGGCGAGACCAGGGTCCTCGACGTCACCGGCGTCTTCGTGGCGATCGGCCACGACCCGCGCAGCGAGCTCTTCAAGGGTCAGGTCGAGCTGGACGACGAGGGCTACGTGAAGGTGGACTCGCCCAGCACCCGGACCAACGTCCCCGGCGTGTTCGCCGCCGGCGACCTGGTCGACCACACGTACCGGCAGGCCATCACCGCTTCCGGCACCGGCTGTGCCGCGGCGCTGGACGCCGAGCGCTTCATCGCTTCATTCGTAGAGCTGTAAGACCGGGAGGGTCCCTCGTGAAGGTCGTCACCGACAACACATTCGCCGCTGACGTGCTGCAGTCCGACAAGCCGGTGCTCGTCGACTTCTGGGCCGAGTGGTGCGTGCCGTGCAAGAAGGTCGACCCGCTGCTCGCCGAGATCGCCGAGTCGGAGCTGGGCTCGCAGGTGGAGATCGTCAAGGTCAACATCGACGAGAACCCGCAGACCGCCATGGCGTACCAGGTCATGTCGGTTCCGACCCTGACCATCTTCAAGGGTGGTGAGCGGGTCAACTCGGTGGCCGGCGCGAAGCCGAAGAGCTTCCTGGTCAACTTCATCGAGTCGGCTCTCTGACGTTCGCTTCTGCGCCCCGCGTCCGTTCTGGGACGCGGGGCGTACGCTCGTCGGGGTCCTCTTTCCCCTCGCCACCTAGGGAGTTCTGAGTGCGGTCCATCCGACGCGGAGACACTGGTCCTGCCGTTTCCGAGATCCGGTCGATCCTGGTCGGCTTGGATCTGCTCGCCGAGGCCGAGCCGGATGTCTTCGACGAGGCGCTGGTCGACGCGGTGCGCGCGTTCCAGCAGGGTCGCGGTCTCGGCATCGACGGCATGGTCGGTGACGAGACGTGGGGAGCACTCGACGCGGCCCGCTGGCGTCTCGGCTCGCGGACGCTCTTCCACTCGGTCCCCGACCCGCTGGTCGGCGAGGACGTGCGGACGCTCCAGGAGCGCCTGCTGGAGATGGGTTACGACACCGGCCGCCCCGACGCGATCTACGGCGCCCGCACGGCCCGGGCCGTTGCGCAGTTCCAGCGTGAGGTCGGGCTCTCCCCGGACGGCTCCTGCGGCCCGCAGACCATGAAGGCGCTGCAGCGCCTCGGCCGCAAGGTCGTCGGCGGCCGCCCGCAGTGGCTGCGCGAGGCCGAGGCGTTCCGCCAGTCCGGCCCCAACCTCGTCGGCAAGACCATCGTGATCGACCCGGGCCACGGCGGCGGTGACGACACCGGCGTGGTCGTGCCGGACGGCCCGCTCCGGTGGAACGAGGCCGACCTCGTCTTCGACCTGGCCTCCCGGCTCGAGGGCCGGCTCGCCGCGGCCGGCATGCGCGTGCACCTCACCCGCGGGCCGTCCCCGGCTGCTCCGATGAGCGGCTCCGAGCGGGCCGCGCTCGCCAACAGCCTCGGCGCCGACCTGCTGATCTCGCTGCACCTCGACGGGCTGTCCAGTTCGTCCGCGGAGGGTGTCGCCACCTACCACTACGGCACCGGCAACGGCTTGAGCTCCACGGTCGGCGAGCGCCTCGCCAACCTGGTGCAGCGCGAGATCGTGGTGCGCACCGGCCTGCACGACTGCCGGACCCACGCGAAGACCTGGGACCTGCTGCGGCTCACCCGGATGCCCACTGTCCGGGTCGACCTCGGCTACCTGACCTCCCCGCACGACCGGGAGCGTCTGATCGACCCGATGTTCCGCGAGCAGATCGTCGAGGCGCTGCTCGCCGCGGTGCAGCGGATGTACTTCCCGGTGGAACGGGACGTGCCGACCGGCTCGATCGACGTCCGCCAGCTGCGCCTGGCTCTGGCCGACCGGGCCTAGTTCTCCGCCGCGCCGGCCGGCCTCAGTTCTCCGCCGAACTGGTCGCCGGCAACGGCCGCAGCAGCTTCTCCGGGCTCATCGAGCCGAGCAGCTTCTCCAGCGCGTACTCCACGTCGGACTTCCAGGACAGGGCCGTCCGCAGTTCCAGCCGCAGACGCGGGTAACGGAAGTGCGGGCGGACCGTCTTGAAGCCCACCGACAGGAAGAAGTCGGTCGGGGCCACGCACGAGCCGGCGCGCTCCTCGTCCTCGTCGGCCTCACCGGCCTTCGCGTCGCCGAACGCCTCGATCGCCTTGATCCCGCGTTTCGTCAGATCACGGGCGACACCCTGCACCAGCATCCGGCCGAGACCGCCGCCGGCGAACGCGGGCACCACCTTGGCCGTGGTGAGCAGAGCGGCGTCGGCGGAGACAGGTGACGTCGGGAAGGCCATCGAACGGGGGACGTAGGCCGGAGGCGCATACATCACGAAACCGGCGGGCATGCCGTCGACGTAGGCCAGCTTGCCGCAGGAACCCCACTCCAGGAGCGTCTGGGAGACCCAGGCCTCCTTCTCCAGACCCGGGTCGCCGGTGGCGCAGGCCCTCTCGGCCGAGACCGGATCGAGTTCCCAGTAGACGCACTGCCGACACGGCCGGGGCAGGTCCTCGAGGGTGTCGAGAGTGAGATTGACCAGGCGCCGCGACATGGCGAACCCCCTGCACGCAGACCGGGACGGAGTGGAAACGCTCGCCCGCGCCCCCCGGCGAATCCTACGCCGGAATCACCATGAACGGGAGCAGGTCGGGCAACGGTGCCGTGGGACGACCGGTCTCAACGGTGGCTTTCCCGTTTACTATCGAGGACGTCTCAACCCATTGATTAACGAGGTGAGAGCCGCATGACCGGCACAACTCAGGACGATTACACCGATCGGTACGCGCGACGGGTGCGCGGGATGACGACATCCGAGATCCGCGCCCTCTTCGCCGTGACCAGCCGCCCGGAGGTGGTGTCGCTGGCCGGAGGCTCGCCGTACATCGCCGCCCTCCCCCTCGACGCCGTCGGCGAGATGCTGAACCGGCTCGGCTCCGAGCAGGGCGCCACCAGCCTGCAGTACGGCATCGGCCAGGGCACGATCGAGCTGCGCGAGCAGATCTGTGACGTGATGACCCTGTCCGGCATCACCGGCGCGTCCCCCGACGACGTGGTGGTCACCGTCGGCGGGCAGCAGGCCCTCGACCTCCTGGCACGGCTCTTCCTGGATCCGGGCGACGTGGTGCTCGCCGAGGGGCCGACGTACGTCGGCGCACTCGGCGTCTTCCAGGCCGCCCAGGCACAGGTGCAGCACGTGGCAATGGATGCCGAGGGCCTGATCCCGGCAGCACTCGAGGAAGCCATCGCGGCGACAGCCAGAGCAGGGCGCCGTGCCAAGTTCCTCTACACGATCCCGACCTTCCAGAACCCGGGCGGCATGACCCTCTCCGAGGCGAGGCGCGAGCAGGTGCTCGACATCTGCGAGCGGGCCGGCCTCCTGGTGATCGAGGACGATCCGTACGGTCTGCTCTCCTTCGAGGGCGAGGCACCACGTCCGCTGCGTTCCCGTCGCCGGGACGGCGTGTTCTACGTCAGCACGTTCTCCAAGACGTTCGCGCCCGGTCTGCGGGTCGGCTGGATCCTGGCGCCGCACGCCGTCCGGGAGAAGCTGGTCATGATGAGCGAGGCCAACGTGCTCTGCCCGAGCGCGTTCGCCCAGGGCGCCGTCACGCAGTACCTGACGACCATGCCGTGGCAGGAGCAGATCAAGGCGTACCGGGAGATCTACCGCGAACGCCGGGACGCCCTCCTCGACGCCCTCGACGATCTGATGCCGCAGGGCACCACGTGGACCCGCCCGACCGGTGGGCTGTTCATCTGGGCGACGCTGCCCGAGGGCCTCGACTCGAAGGCGATGATGCCGCGGGCCATCGCCGCCCGGGTGGCGTACGTGCCCGGCACCGGCTTCTACGCCGACGGGACGGGCCGGAGCAACATGCGGCTCAACTTCTCGTTCTCGTCGCCGGAGCGGCTCCGTGAGGGCGTGCGGCGGCTGTCCGGGGTGATGGAGAAGGAGCTGGAGATGCGTGCCGTCTTCGGCGCTTCCAGCGCCTTCGGGTCCCAGCGCCGTCGTGGTCCGGCCGCTGCCGACACCCCCGGCCACGAGTTGGCATGATCAGCCCTATGCGTACGGGTGACGAGTTGCGGATTTTGGTGCTGGCCGGTGGCCTCTCATACGAGCGTGACGTGTCCCTGCGGTCCGGCCGCCGGGTACTGGACGCGCTGCGCTCCGCGGGCCTGACTGCCGAGCTGCACGACGCCGACGTCTCGCTGCTGCCGGCTCTCGCGGCCGACCCGCCGGACGCCGCGTTCATCGCGCTGCACGGCGCGACCGGTGAGGACGGTTCGCTGCGGGGCGTTCTGGACCTGTGCGGAGTGCCCTATGTGGGCGCTGACGCTCGTACGGCCCGGCTCGCCTGGGACAAGCCGTCGGCGAAGTCGATGCTGCGCGAAGCAGGCATACCGACGCCGGACTGGGTGGCGCTGCCGCACGACCGGTTCTCCGAACTCGGCGCCGTCGCCGTCCTCGACCGGATCGTCGAACGCCTCGGCCTGCCGCTGATGGTGAAGCCGGCACAGGGCGGGTCCGGACTCGGCGCCGCCGTCGTGCGCGATGCGGCGGACCTGCCGGCGGCGATGGTGGGGTGTTTCGCGTACGACTCGACGGCGCTCGTCGAACAGTTCGTCACCGGCACCAACGTGGCCGTCTCGATCGTCGACCGCGGTTCCGGCCCGGAACCACTGCCGATCGTCGAGATCGTGCCGCGCGACGGTGTCTACGACTACGCGGCCCGCTACACCGCAGGGCTGACGACGTGGCACGTGCCGGCCCGGCTCGCGCCGGCCGTCGCCTCCCGGGTGTCCGAGATCGCGCTCGCCGCCTACAAGGCTCTGGGGCTGCGGGACCTGTCCCGGATCGACGTGATCGTCGGTTCGGACTCCGAGCCGCAGGTTCTCGGGTGCAACGTGTCGCCGGGGATGACGG comes from the Actinoplanes sp. OR16 genome and includes:
- the trxB gene encoding thioredoxin-disulfide reductase; translated protein: MDEVRNLIIIGSGPSGYTAALYAARANLKPLVIEGVQSGGALMTTTEVENFPGHRDGIMGPELMDNMRAQAEKFGAEFITDDVSRVELGDKPTEPGTEGLKTVWVGDKQFFARAVILATGSAWRPIGVPGEQELLGRGVSSCATCDGFFFRNQHIVVVGGGDSAMEEATFLTRFAETVTIVHRRDTFRASKVMQKRALDNEKIKVEWNSVVEEILGEDGKVSGARIRNVQTGETRVLDVTGVFVAIGHDPRSELFKGQVELDDEGYVKVDSPSTRTNVPGVFAAGDLVDHTYRQAITASGTGCAAALDAERFIASFVEL
- the sigM gene encoding RNA polymerase sigma factor SigM; amino-acid sequence: MTSGDVSAGVPGAGGSAPSDTDLIRAHVAGDTDAFAELVRRHRDRLWAVALRTVGDREEAADALQDALLNAHRNAARFRGDSAVTTWLHRIVVNACLDRLRRRQAHPTVPLPDGNRDDDRPSGSEPAAPAPDHDTALVVRDALAALPVEQRAAIVLVDVQGYPVAEAAEMLGVAEGTVKSRCARGRARMAVTLGFLRGEGNRSAGGNVPSSSAPVTSLPAGHDRRDQQ
- a CDS encoding GNAT family N-acetyltransferase yields the protein MSRRLVNLTLDTLEDLPRPCRQCVYWELDPVSAERACATGDPGLEKEAWVSQTLLEWGSCGKLAYVDGMPAGFVMYAPPAYVPRSMAFPTSPVSADAALLTTAKVVPAFAGGGLGRMLVQGVARDLTKRGIKAIEAFGDAKAGEADEDEERAGSCVAPTDFFLSVGFKTVRPHFRYPRLRLELRTALSWKSDVEYALEKLLGSMSPEKLLRPLPATSSAEN
- the trxA gene encoding thioredoxin, which codes for MKVVTDNTFAADVLQSDKPVLVDFWAEWCVPCKKVDPLLAEIAESELGSQVEIVKVNIDENPQTAMAYQVMSVPTLTIFKGGERVNSVAGAKPKSFLVNFIESAL
- a CDS encoding D-alanine--D-alanine ligase; this encodes MRTGDELRILVLAGGLSYERDVSLRSGRRVLDALRSAGLTAELHDADVSLLPALAADPPDAAFIALHGATGEDGSLRGVLDLCGVPYVGADARTARLAWDKPSAKSMLREAGIPTPDWVALPHDRFSELGAVAVLDRIVERLGLPLMVKPAQGGSGLGAAVVRDAADLPAAMVGCFAYDSTALVEQFVTGTNVAVSIVDRGSGPEPLPIVEIVPRDGVYDYAARYTAGLTTWHVPARLAPAVASRVSEIALAAYKALGLRDLSRIDVIVGSDSEPQVLGCNVSPGMTETSLLPLAVQAAGVDLGELLSSLVERAVARAS
- a CDS encoding PLP-dependent aminotransferase family protein, coding for MTGTTQDDYTDRYARRVRGMTTSEIRALFAVTSRPEVVSLAGGSPYIAALPLDAVGEMLNRLGSEQGATSLQYGIGQGTIELREQICDVMTLSGITGASPDDVVVTVGGQQALDLLARLFLDPGDVVLAEGPTYVGALGVFQAAQAQVQHVAMDAEGLIPAALEEAIAATARAGRRAKFLYTIPTFQNPGGMTLSEARREQVLDICERAGLLVIEDDPYGLLSFEGEAPRPLRSRRRDGVFYVSTFSKTFAPGLRVGWILAPHAVREKLVMMSEANVLCPSAFAQGAVTQYLTTMPWQEQIKAYREIYRERRDALLDALDDLMPQGTTWTRPTGGLFIWATLPEGLDSKAMMPRAIAARVAYVPGTGFYADGTGRSNMRLNFSFSSPERLREGVRRLSGVMEKELEMRAVFGASSAFGSQRRRGPAAADTPGHELA
- a CDS encoding N-acetylmuramoyl-L-alanine amidase, with protein sequence MRSIRRGDTGPAVSEIRSILVGLDLLAEAEPDVFDEALVDAVRAFQQGRGLGIDGMVGDETWGALDAARWRLGSRTLFHSVPDPLVGEDVRTLQERLLEMGYDTGRPDAIYGARTARAVAQFQREVGLSPDGSCGPQTMKALQRLGRKVVGGRPQWLREAEAFRQSGPNLVGKTIVIDPGHGGGDDTGVVVPDGPLRWNEADLVFDLASRLEGRLAAAGMRVHLTRGPSPAAPMSGSERAALANSLGADLLISLHLDGLSSSSAEGVATYHYGTGNGLSSTVGERLANLVQREIVVRTGLHDCRTHAKTWDLLRLTRMPTVRVDLGYLTSPHDRERLIDPMFREQIVEALLAAVQRMYFPVERDVPTGSIDVRQLRLALADRA
- a CDS encoding protein kinase family protein, yielding MTQVGEGHETAADEAGPVLTFGAPTAGEILAERYQLEQHVNNDSAGRQVWRGIDVILRRPVAVVLRRPGGDSATEMLQAAVAASRVIHPNLVGVYDAIDEQTRAYVVREWVEGESLRDLVAAEGPLDPARAIAIAHSVADALTSVHATGMVHGNVHPGTTMIADDGRVVLADARADSADSMESDIRAVGGLLYFALTGHWPHTEVGRSALPDANRDSSGNPSAPRQIRAGVPAYLDDLTMDLLDGRVAAPAADALTAELGRLDAASEDEEFEDVGPLRFVQGTSSSSEPIKSTPKILLGVGALVLIAIVGLIFGIRAINDSSNPDTDAKAPVTAGAGQDPENPGGETAAPAAEPKKIALTEDQVRIVDAPPGSRTDADEAKFVVDGDRETAWELSYYKSPKFGNLKEGMGVLINLGTPRALAEVRVSTSAPGVAMDVRYGANDPGDNSSGDSKLLKDYKKVGDSEAEKSTGTNWLFSGFEPDQKYQYVLVFLTELPKNEDGPGYKVSVNEIELYGY